A stretch of the Haloplanus aerogenes genome encodes the following:
- a CDS encoding NAD(+)/NADH kinase: MYVGLVAQKNNSRAAFLAAELRQQLRAEGASVAVDTTTADTLDVDGTPIDDFDDCDLVVSIGGDGTFLYAARGSDGTPILGVNLGEVGFLNAVGPDEAVDVVLDQVAAFRAGEMTVRETPRLAAHGDGWTAPPTTNEVVVQGPIRGPSGGVDLDVRVDGSRYSSSRADGVLVATPTGSTAYNLSESGPLVHPGVDGLVVNEMCAREGMPPLVVGLDSEITVHVSGSDEAVVVGDGRVLRELDPPTDVRVGRADSPMRVAGPTSDFFEALGKLD; encoded by the coding sequence ATGTACGTCGGTCTCGTCGCACAGAAGAACAACAGCCGGGCGGCGTTTCTCGCGGCGGAGCTCCGCCAGCAACTCCGGGCGGAGGGTGCTTCGGTCGCCGTCGACACCACCACGGCCGACACGCTCGACGTCGACGGCACGCCCATCGACGACTTCGACGACTGCGATCTCGTGGTCAGCATCGGTGGCGACGGCACCTTCCTCTACGCCGCCCGCGGGTCCGACGGCACGCCCATCCTCGGCGTCAACCTCGGCGAAGTGGGCTTTCTCAACGCCGTCGGTCCGGACGAGGCCGTCGACGTCGTTCTGGATCAGGTCGCCGCCTTCCGCGCCGGCGAAATGACCGTGCGCGAGACGCCGCGACTGGCCGCCCACGGCGACGGATGGACCGCCCCGCCGACAACCAACGAGGTGGTCGTGCAGGGGCCGATCCGTGGTCCAAGTGGCGGCGTCGACCTCGACGTTCGTGTCGATGGCTCGCGCTACTCTTCGAGCCGTGCCGACGGCGTCCTCGTCGCCACGCCCACCGGGAGTACGGCCTACAACCTCAGCGAGTCGGGACCGCTCGTCCATCCCGGCGTCGACGGCCTCGTCGTCAACGAGATGTGTGCGCGCGAGGGAATGCCGCCGCTCGTGGTCGGGTTGGATAGCGAGATCACGGTTCACGTCTCGGGCTCCGACGAGGCGGTCGTCGTCGGCGACGGACGCGTCCTCCGCGAACTCGACCCGCCGACGGACGTGCGGGTCGGGCGCGCCGACTCGCCGATGCGCGTCGCCGGGCCGACGTCGGATTTCTTCGAAGCGCTCGGAAAACTGGATTAG